A window from Hemicordylus capensis ecotype Gifberg chromosome 2, rHemCap1.1.pri, whole genome shotgun sequence encodes these proteins:
- the SOCS3 gene encoding suppressor of cytokine signaling 3 isoform X1 — protein sequence MEQGMPIMGSGGSDRGAAAGEKGSFVPAARPKDRLSKSGNSLALAWLAPLEEVSGGMVPCCPVCLGRMPCRGMGPAGPKLLSEMPLALSNTFSSSSSSSSSSWLRSTLSSSRCTRQHSRSLVKLAPCAMVTHSKFPSAGMSYPLDTSLRLKTFSSKSEYQLVVNAVRKLQESGFYWSTVTGGQANLLLSAEPTGTFLIRDSSDQRHFFTLSVKTESGTKNLRIQCEGGTFSLQSDPHSSQPVPRFDCVLKLVHHYMPLPEQQPGEAPHPKRAYYIYSGGEKIPLVLSRPLSSNVSTLQHLCRKTVNGHLDSYEKMTQLPAPIKEFLDQYDAPF from the coding sequence ATGGAGCAGGGGATGCCTAtcatggggagtggggggagcgaTAGGGGCGCAGCTGCAGGAGAGAAGGGGTCGTTCGTGCCCGCTGCCCGGCCCAAGGACAGGCTGAGCAAATCGGGGAATAGCTTGGCGCTGGCCTGGCTGGCACCACTGGAGGAGGTTTCTGGAGGGATGGTGCCCTGCTGCCCCGTGTGCTTGGGGAGGATGCCGTGCCGTGGGATGGGCCCTGCGGGACCGAAGCTGCTGTCAGAGATGCCCTTGGCTTTGTCTaacaccttctcctcctcctcctcctcctcctcctcctcttggcttCGCAGCACTCTTTCTAGCAGCCGCTGCACTCGGCAGCACTCCAGATCGCTTGTAAAGCTGGCTCCCTGCGCCATGGTCACCCACAGCAAGTTCCCCAGTGCCGGGATGAGCTACCCGCTGGACACCAGCCTGCGCCTCAAGACCTTCAGCTCCAAGAGCGAATACCAGCTGGTGGTGAATGCTGTGCGGAAGCTGCAGGAGAGCGGCTTCTATTGGAGCACAGTGACGGGTGGGCAAGCCAACCTGCTGCTGAGTGCGGAGCCCACCGGCACCTTCCTCATCCGGGACAGCTCAGACCAGCGCCACTTCTTCACTCTGAGTGTCAAAACGGAATCCGGCACCAAAAACCTGCGCATCCAGTGTGAAGGGGGCACCTTCTCGCTCCAGAGCGACCCGCACAGCAGCCAGCCCGTGCCTCGCTTCGACTGCGTCCTGAAGTTGGTCCATCACTACATGCCTCTCCCTGAGCAACAGCCTGGGGAAGCACCACACCCCAAACGTGCCTACTACATCTACTCAGGTGGAGAGAAGATCCCTCTGGTCCTGAGCCGCCCGCTCTCCTCTAACGTGTCCACGCTGCAGCACTTGTGCCGCAAGACAGTCAACGGGCACTTGGATTCCTATGAAAAGATGACCCAGCTCCCAGCTCCCATCAAAGAATTCCTGGACCAGTATGATGCACCCTTCTAA
- the SOCS3 gene encoding suppressor of cytokine signaling 3 isoform X2, with protein MVTHSKFPSAGMSYPLDTSLRLKTFSSKSEYQLVVNAVRKLQESGFYWSTVTGGQANLLLSAEPTGTFLIRDSSDQRHFFTLSVKTESGTKNLRIQCEGGTFSLQSDPHSSQPVPRFDCVLKLVHHYMPLPEQQPGEAPHPKRAYYIYSGGEKIPLVLSRPLSSNVSTLQHLCRKTVNGHLDSYEKMTQLPAPIKEFLDQYDAPF; from the coding sequence ATGGTCACCCACAGCAAGTTCCCCAGTGCCGGGATGAGCTACCCGCTGGACACCAGCCTGCGCCTCAAGACCTTCAGCTCCAAGAGCGAATACCAGCTGGTGGTGAATGCTGTGCGGAAGCTGCAGGAGAGCGGCTTCTATTGGAGCACAGTGACGGGTGGGCAAGCCAACCTGCTGCTGAGTGCGGAGCCCACCGGCACCTTCCTCATCCGGGACAGCTCAGACCAGCGCCACTTCTTCACTCTGAGTGTCAAAACGGAATCCGGCACCAAAAACCTGCGCATCCAGTGTGAAGGGGGCACCTTCTCGCTCCAGAGCGACCCGCACAGCAGCCAGCCCGTGCCTCGCTTCGACTGCGTCCTGAAGTTGGTCCATCACTACATGCCTCTCCCTGAGCAACAGCCTGGGGAAGCACCACACCCCAAACGTGCCTACTACATCTACTCAGGTGGAGAGAAGATCCCTCTGGTCCTGAGCCGCCCGCTCTCCTCTAACGTGTCCACGCTGCAGCACTTGTGCCGCAAGACAGTCAACGGGCACTTGGATTCCTATGAAAAGATGACCCAGCTCCCAGCTCCCATCAAAGAATTCCTGGACCAGTATGATGCACCCTTCTAA